A genomic segment from Paramixta manurensis encodes:
- a CDS encoding aldo/keto reductase family oxidoreductase, whose amino-acid sequence MSHFPLTYQLGDRQVGRLGYGAMQLAGAGVFGPPANEARALQVLREAIEAGVRHIDTSDFYGPHITNQLIKKALHPYPDDLCIVTKIGARRDEKGNWLPAFSAEELTRAVEDNLRHLGLDVLEVVNLRSMFNTHHPQEGALDEQLAALVKLKERGLIRHIGLSNVTAKQIDDAQKVTPIVCVQNLYNLAHREDDALVDRLAAQNIAWVPFFPLGGFSPLQSEALSEVAQSLYATPMQVALAWLLQRSPNILLIPGTSSPQHLHENLASARLTLPEAAREQLNQIGQP is encoded by the coding sequence ATGTCTCACTTTCCCCTGACTTATCAGTTAGGCGATCGCCAGGTCGGCCGTCTCGGTTATGGCGCGATGCAACTTGCCGGTGCTGGCGTCTTCGGGCCGCCCGCCAATGAAGCGCGCGCGCTCCAGGTATTACGGGAGGCGATTGAAGCTGGCGTTCGCCATATTGATACCAGCGATTTTTATGGTCCGCATATTACTAACCAACTCATCAAAAAGGCGCTGCATCCCTATCCTGACGATCTGTGTATCGTCACCAAAATCGGCGCACGACGTGATGAAAAAGGGAACTGGCTTCCTGCCTTTAGCGCCGAAGAGTTGACGCGCGCGGTGGAGGACAACCTACGCCATTTAGGATTGGATGTGTTGGAGGTGGTGAACTTACGCAGCATGTTCAACACACATCACCCGCAAGAAGGTGCGTTGGATGAACAACTGGCCGCGTTGGTTAAGTTAAAAGAACGTGGGCTGATTCGCCATATTGGCTTGAGTAATGTGACGGCGAAACAGATTGATGACGCGCAAAAAGTGACGCCGATTGTCTGTGTGCAAAATCTCTATAATCTGGCGCACCGTGAAGATGATGCGTTGGTTGATCGGCTCGCCGCACAGAATATCGCCTGGGTGCCATTTTTCCCACTTGGCGGTTTCTCACCGCTGCAATCCGAGGCGTTAAGTGAGGTGGCGCAATCGCTCTACGCGACGCCGATGCAGGTTGCACTGGCGTGGCTGTTACAACGTTCACCGAACATTCTGTTGATCCCCGGCACCTCATCGCCGCAGCATCTCCATGAAAACCTCGCCAGCGCACGATTGACGTTGCCCGAAGCCGCGCGCGAGCAGCTTAACCAGATCGGCCAGCCTTAA
- a CDS encoding lysozyme inhibitor LprI family protein encodes MIRYFLPLFFVSNFAVASLQPVENSFEVDECIKKFKDQNIDCLDKAITTSENALNSTYQKKLNEISNFNPENWWMGNKEQKDEMLKNFKENQRQWISYRDKYCSIALTQYQNSNHLGEVQTSCELNMNKRRIDEIKMFSVSSDD; translated from the coding sequence ATGATACGTTATTTTTTACCATTATTTTTTGTTTCCAACTTTGCAGTTGCATCATTACAACCTGTTGAAAATTCATTCGAAGTTGATGAGTGCATTAAAAAATTTAAAGATCAAAATATTGACTGCCTTGATAAGGCAATTACCACTTCAGAAAATGCACTTAACAGCACATATCAAAAAAAACTAAACGAGATTAGCAATTTTAATCCTGAAAACTGGTGGATGGGTAACAAAGAACAAAAAGATGAAATGTTAAAAAACTTCAAAGAAAACCAAAGACAATGGATTAGCTATCGAGATAAATATTGTAGTATTGCATTGACTCAATATCAAAATTCGAATCATCTGGGGGAAGTACAAACAAGCTGTGAGTTAAACATGAACAAAAGAAGAATTGATGAAATAAAAATGTTTTCTGTTTCATCGGATGATTAG
- a CDS encoding peptidoglycan-binding protein gives MFSKATAPHWRPRDTGPLHVREGQITFDAEGVDYLTAVEPFKQPENMRNFSRVLHCPDKYSGVTIGRGYDMKERSTGEIMTHIRQSGIEEYKAVICSKAAGLFGRHAKNFISAYGSLAGEITHLQQIRLFEVSYREKREYARGVYSRRSTRTANALKWEHIDSKIRETFVDIVYQGIPGLDPLINLIASGGSRNDIIKSIENDPRQRNYPERLRARVRNLR, from the coding sequence ATGTTCAGCAAAGCTACCGCGCCACACTGGCGGCCCCGCGATACCGGCCCGCTACATGTTCGTGAGGGGCAAATCACGTTTGATGCCGAAGGCGTCGATTATCTCACGGCTGTAGAACCGTTCAAACAGCCAGAAAATATGCGGAATTTTTCACGTGTGCTGCATTGTCCGGATAAATATTCTGGCGTCACTATTGGGCGAGGCTATGATATGAAAGAGCGTAGTACAGGCGAGATAATGACGCATATAAGACAATCTGGCATTGAAGAATATAAGGCAGTAATTTGTTCAAAGGCCGCTGGACTCTTTGGCCGTCATGCCAAAAATTTTATAAGCGCTTACGGCTCCTTAGCTGGAGAAATAACCCACCTGCAACAAATCAGATTGTTTGAAGTTTCATACAGGGAAAAACGCGAGTATGCCCGTGGAGTATACTCTCGCCGTTCGACCCGCACCGCAAACGCTCTTAAATGGGAGCATATTGATAGTAAGATCCGTGAAACCTTCGTTGATATAGTGTACCAAGGGATTCCGGGTCTCGACCCACTAATAAACCTTATTGCATCTGGCGGAAGCAGGAACGATATAATAAAAAGCATTGAGAATGATCCACGACAAAGAAACTATCCGGAAAGATTACGGGCAAGAGTAAGGAATTTAAGATGA
- a CDS encoding DUF2767 family protein — translation MSDIFDAFNSEEHYGTLCKILGDAVFNLHREGGKITQQAIAARLSQERRDRDDRDEDKYYETIIRVLTEG, via the coding sequence ATGAGTGATATTTTCGATGCGTTTAACAGTGAAGAGCACTACGGTACGCTATGCAAAATTCTCGGCGATGCGGTATTCAACCTCCACCGAGAAGGGGGCAAGATAACCCAGCAAGCGATCGCGGCCCGGCTTTCTCAAGAGCGTCGCGACAGGGACGATCGAGACGAAGATAAGTATTACGAAACCATCATCAGGGTGTTAACAGAAGGGTAG
- the ymcF gene encoding cold shock small protein YmcF has product MKVIILILKFRCPSCSGHQYRRSMTNVTPKNPHGTFCIFCKSTMVVSYKAMDNAI; this is encoded by the coding sequence ATGAAGGTTATTATCTTAATATTAAAATTTAGATGCCCATCCTGTAGTGGTCATCAATATCGTCGCTCAATGACGAACGTCACGCCCAAAAATCCTCACGGCACTTTCTGTATCTTCTGTAAATCCACCATGGTCGTTAGTTACAAGGCAATGGACAACGCGATATAA
- a CDS encoding glycine betaine ABC transporter substrate-binding protein — protein MKKTSLTLWCLIAGIAATRADAKEFAVGSKSFTEQYILAEIYAGALESAGVPVEKKINLGGTLIAQAALVKGEIDMYPEYTGTALSAVVKGKMSADADAVYQQVKSAYAQQYQLTWLQPAQINNGYVLLVKADVAQKYHLKTLSDLAKVAPQLTLGAGPEFADRQDGLKGLEGVYGMKFKAFRQFAKVGLRYDALQGNQIDVANGFATDWQIADRNYVALADDKHLFPPYFVAPVVRQDALKTWPKAQEVLNRVSSMLDNQTMQKMNAAVERDKEEPEDVAEDFLKQKGFVKS, from the coding sequence ATGAAAAAGACCTCCCTTACGCTGTGGTGCTTGATCGCCGGGATCGCTGCCACACGCGCTGATGCGAAAGAGTTTGCCGTGGGCAGTAAAAGCTTTACCGAACAATATATTTTGGCGGAGATCTACGCAGGCGCCCTGGAAAGCGCTGGCGTGCCGGTCGAGAAAAAAATCAATTTAGGCGGCACGCTGATCGCCCAGGCGGCACTGGTTAAAGGGGAAATTGATATGTATCCCGAATATACCGGTACCGCGCTGAGTGCGGTGGTGAAGGGGAAAATGAGTGCCGATGCTGATGCCGTTTACCAGCAAGTGAAAAGCGCTTATGCGCAACAATATCAACTTACCTGGCTTCAGCCAGCGCAGATCAATAACGGCTATGTCTTGCTGGTCAAAGCGGATGTGGCGCAGAAATATCACCTGAAAACCCTGTCGGATTTAGCCAAAGTCGCGCCGCAATTGACGTTGGGTGCCGGGCCGGAGTTCGCTGATCGGCAGGATGGACTGAAAGGGCTGGAGGGCGTCTATGGCATGAAGTTTAAAGCCTTCCGCCAGTTCGCCAAAGTTGGGCTACGTTATGACGCCTTACAGGGGAACCAAATTGATGTGGCGAACGGTTTTGCAACCGACTGGCAGATTGCCGACCGTAATTACGTCGCGCTGGCCGATGACAAACACCTGTTCCCGCCCTATTTTGTCGCGCCGGTCGTCCGCCAGGATGCGTTAAAAACCTGGCCAAAAGCACAAGAGGTTCTCAATCGTGTCAGCAGTATGCTGGATAACCAAACCATGCAGAAGATGAATGCGGCAGTTGAGCGCGATAAAGAGGAACCGGAGGATGTCGCAGAAGACTTTCTGAAGCAGAAAGGGTTTGTGAAATCCTGA
- a CDS encoding HAL/PAL/TAL family ammonia-lyase: protein MTTPSFTLGEAPLRVSRLAELARTAHTCVTFSAPTRQKIVSANHFLLAQQAAGAQVYGMTTGLGAAVDTPVNLQALALTPLEIQRRIPRGRAVGVGPLATPAQVRAMMLARLAGIAVGHSGMSLATAEALLALFNADVHPAVPLIGSLSEADLAPLAHIALVVIGEGVAEYNGESHPAGELLASLDLSVPELSGKDGLALVSSNAASVGLAALLLDDMARVFSAQTAAIALSFEGFVANLAPLSPLTARLRPAPGQGDVAALLSELLAGGTLSTPGKARRLQDPLSFRNIAVVLGCVQQALAGAFNATELELNSSDDNPAVLVEEQIILGNANFDATHLTLALEQLGLAISRLAAAGGERLMKLMSPGVSELPRFLVSGSAQSGFGPLQKTIAALVADVQQQAQPLAAVTLPVADRIEDYAAQTMAVVQKLQRLLESWRLLVAIELLVAAQAIDLRTGLTLGVGTQAIYQKVRQQVARLDEDRSSAADIRHLAALIEQEEWVPQSRLLLEKA, encoded by the coding sequence ATGACAACGCCTTCCTTTACGCTGGGTGAGGCGCCGCTGCGCGTCTCACGGCTAGCCGAACTGGCGCGTACCGCACATACCTGCGTGACATTTAGCGCGCCAACGCGTCAGAAAATTGTCAGCGCCAACCATTTTCTGTTGGCGCAGCAGGCGGCAGGCGCGCAGGTCTATGGGATGACAACCGGGCTGGGTGCCGCGGTTGATACGCCGGTCAATCTACAAGCGCTGGCGCTTACTCCGCTGGAAATTCAACGACGCATCCCGCGTGGACGCGCGGTTGGCGTGGGGCCGCTCGCTACGCCAGCACAGGTGCGGGCAATGATGTTGGCACGGCTTGCCGGTATCGCGGTAGGGCATTCCGGTATGTCACTGGCTACCGCCGAGGCGCTGCTGGCGCTGTTTAACGCAGATGTCCATCCAGCGGTTCCGTTAATCGGCTCGCTGAGCGAAGCGGACCTGGCGCCCCTGGCGCATATTGCGTTGGTGGTCATCGGCGAAGGCGTCGCGGAATATAACGGCGAATCACACCCGGCAGGAGAACTGCTGGCCTCGTTAGATCTCAGCGTGCCTGAGCTTAGCGGCAAAGATGGCTTGGCATTGGTTTCATCTAACGCCGCCAGTGTTGGCCTGGCGGCGTTGCTGCTGGACGACATGGCGCGTGTATTTAGCGCGCAAACTGCCGCCATTGCGCTGAGCTTTGAGGGGTTCGTCGCCAATCTGGCGCCACTTTCCCCGTTAACCGCCCGGTTACGTCCGGCGCCGGGGCAGGGCGACGTGGCGGCATTACTAAGCGAATTACTGGCGGGCGGCACCTTAAGCACACCGGGTAAGGCGCGTCGTCTGCAAGACCCGCTGAGTTTTCGCAATATCGCCGTGGTGCTCGGCTGCGTACAACAGGCGCTGGCAGGCGCGTTTAACGCGACAGAACTGGAACTTAATAGCAGCGATGATAATCCGGCAGTGCTGGTTGAAGAGCAAATCATCCTCGGTAACGCCAATTTTGACGCCACCCACCTGACGCTGGCGCTGGAACAACTGGGGTTGGCGATCAGTCGGCTGGCGGCGGCCGGCGGAGAGCGGCTGATGAAGCTGATGTCGCCCGGCGTTAGCGAGTTGCCGCGTTTTCTGGTCTCCGGCAGCGCACAATCCGGCTTTGGGCCGCTGCAAAAAACCATTGCCGCGCTGGTCGCCGATGTTCAACAGCAGGCGCAACCGCTGGCGGCAGTGACTCTGCCGGTAGCCGATCGTATTGAAGATTACGCCGCGCAGACCATGGCGGTCGTCCAAAAACTGCAACGTCTGCTAGAGAGTTGGCGCTTACTGGTTGCGATTGAATTGCTGGTTGCCGCGCAAGCGATCGATTTACGTACCGGTCTGACGCTTGGGGTTGGCACACAGGCGATTTATCAGAAGGTCAGGCAACAGGTGGCGCGGCTGGATGAAGATCGGAGTAGCGCGGCGGATATTCGCCACTTGGCGGCGTTAATTGAGCAAGAAGAGTGGGTTCCTCAAAGCCGACTCTTGCTGGAGAAGGCGTAA
- a CDS encoding ABC transporter permease: MRWATRHWDDILRALLEHLMLVGVSLSCAFVIAMVLSIWSARRPKVYALVLLVTGMLFSIPSLALFALMIPWLGIGVLPAIVGLTAYALMVLVRNIATGFHAVPPEIIEAAHGMGFGYWRQLWEIELPLARPFIIAGLRIASTTLIGIATVAAYINAGGLGSIIFAGLDQRYPEKILIGGGLTALLAISVDLLFLWLQRRIARKTAREAQA, from the coding sequence ATGCGTTGGGCGACAAGACATTGGGACGATATTCTACGCGCACTACTCGAACACCTAATGCTGGTTGGGGTTTCGCTAAGCTGCGCTTTTGTCATTGCCATGGTATTGAGCATCTGGAGCGCGCGGCGACCTAAGGTTTACGCGCTGGTGCTGTTAGTGACCGGCATGCTGTTCTCAATCCCCAGCCTGGCGCTGTTTGCCTTGATGATCCCCTGGCTGGGAATTGGCGTGTTGCCCGCTATCGTTGGATTAACCGCTTATGCGCTGATGGTGCTGGTACGCAATATCGCGACCGGCTTTCATGCGGTTCCGCCGGAAATTATTGAAGCGGCGCATGGCATGGGGTTTGGCTACTGGCGCCAGTTATGGGAAATTGAGCTGCCTCTGGCGCGCCCCTTTATCATTGCCGGTTTACGTATCGCCAGTACCACGCTTATTGGCATCGCGACGGTGGCGGCGTATATCAACGCCGGCGGGCTTGGCAGCATCATTTTTGCCGGTCTCGATCAGCGTTATCCGGAAAAGATTTTAATTGGCGGCGGCTTAACCGCCTTGTTGGCGATTAGCGTTGACCTGCTTTTTCTTTGGCTGCAACGGCGGATTGCGCGTAAAACCGCGCGGGAGGCGCAAGCATGA
- a CDS encoding ABC transporter permease, which produces MIAEAISWIWHNPDQFLPALWQHLVMFFCSIALALVIALPTGIAVARSPRLSFIANNIANTLRTIPSLAILAAALPLLGIGLLPSIVALVVLALPPILLNTCTSIQQVDRDILSAAKGMGMTRGEIMRIVILPLSAPGILAGVRTASVQVIGGAALASFIGGGGLGDFVTTGIANMDMSRLLVGAIPVILLAIGAELLFIAIARLFFRHVPES; this is translated from the coding sequence ATGATTGCCGAAGCCATCAGTTGGATATGGCATAACCCCGATCAGTTTTTACCAGCGTTGTGGCAGCATTTGGTGATGTTTTTCTGCTCGATAGCGCTGGCGTTGGTGATTGCGCTCCCGACAGGCATTGCGGTTGCCCGTTCGCCGCGCCTCTCTTTCATTGCCAATAACATTGCCAATACCTTACGCACCATTCCCAGCCTCGCCATCCTGGCGGCGGCATTGCCGCTGTTAGGCATCGGGCTGCTGCCATCGATCGTGGCGTTGGTGGTACTGGCGCTACCGCCGATTTTGCTCAACACCTGCACCAGTATCCAACAGGTCGACCGCGATATTCTCTCGGCGGCGAAAGGAATGGGCATGACGCGCGGAGAAATCATGCGCATTGTTATTTTGCCGCTTTCGGCGCCGGGGATTTTGGCTGGCGTACGTACCGCATCGGTACAGGTGATTGGCGGTGCCGCGCTGGCTTCCTTTATTGGCGGCGGTGGCTTGGGCGATTTTGTCACGACCGGTATCGCCAATATGGATATGTCGCGCTTACTGGTTGGCGCTATCCCGGTCATTTTACTGGCTATTGGCGCTGAACTGCTGTTTATCGCCATTGCCCGGCTGTTTTTCCGCCATGTACCTGAGAGTTGA
- a CDS encoding ABC transporter ATP-binding protein, with translation MIKLDAVSKRYPGSNLPALDNLTLTIPEGITVALIGPSGCGKTTTMRLINRLEEPTSGAVWLAGDNIAKLDPVTLRRHIGYVIQQVGLFPHLSVAENIATVPRLLGWSSARIAQRVGELLELVGLDADKDGQRYPASLSGGQRQRVGVARALAADPPVLLMDEPFGAIDPLVRGRLQQEIRQILMRVKKTVVIVTHDMDEAIKMGDRVAIMREGRLCQYDTPATVLSAPASEFVAAFIGNDSALKLLALTPARQWMQPATQAESNTRLRDDATLKDALVSMLDSDAQIVTFHDAQGVISGELSREQLFSFHQRLQDGAHALS, from the coding sequence ATGATTAAACTGGACGCGGTAAGCAAGCGTTACCCCGGCTCAAACCTGCCTGCATTGGATAACCTGACGCTGACCATCCCGGAAGGGATCACGGTGGCGCTAATTGGCCCCTCCGGCTGCGGCAAAACCACCACCATGCGGTTGATTAATCGGCTGGAAGAGCCAACATCCGGCGCGGTATGGCTGGCGGGCGACAATATCGCCAAACTCGATCCGGTCACTCTGCGCCGCCATATTGGCTATGTCATTCAGCAAGTCGGCCTGTTTCCGCACCTTAGCGTGGCGGAAAATATTGCGACCGTGCCACGGTTATTAGGATGGTCATCAGCGCGTATCGCCCAGCGAGTGGGGGAGTTGTTAGAGCTGGTCGGGCTGGATGCCGATAAAGATGGGCAGCGCTATCCCGCCTCGCTGTCTGGCGGTCAACGCCAGCGCGTCGGAGTGGCGCGAGCGTTAGCCGCCGATCCGCCGGTGTTGTTGATGGATGAGCCATTTGGCGCTATCGATCCGTTAGTACGTGGACGCTTGCAACAAGAGATACGCCAGATCCTGATGCGGGTGAAAAAAACGGTGGTGATCGTGACGCATGATATGGATGAAGCGATCAAGATGGGCGATCGGGTGGCGATCATGCGTGAAGGCCGCCTGTGCCAGTACGACACACCAGCAACCGTATTATCCGCACCGGCCAGCGAGTTTGTCGCCGCATTTATCGGTAACGATAGCGCGTTAAAACTGTTGGCGCTGACTCCGGCGCGCCAATGGATGCAACCGGCTACGCAGGCCGAGAGCAACACCCGCCTGCGCGATGACGCCACGCTAAAAGATGCGCTGGTCTCAATGCTGGATAGCGATGCGCAGATCGTGACCTTTCATGACGCGCAGGGCGTGATAAGCGGCGAACTGAGTCGCGAACAACTTTTTTCTTTCCATCAGCGTTTACAGGACGGCGCGCACGCGCTGTCGTAA